The window ACCCAAACAGGATTGTCGTGTTTGTGGCAATAAGCACACCGGCGCTTCTTTTACACGTGTTGGAGATCAATTCCCGTAGCGTTATGTTTTccccttcttttctttttgttctgcTCGATATCTGTGTTGTCCCAACCCCGTCATGCTGTGATCTGTCActggatgttttgttgttgttttttgttgtttttttttaattctaattATTTTAACAACGAACGGTGCAGTCATTTTGATATTTATTACAAATTTATACAGCCgccttttatttcatgttttctcACGCACACGTTGGCTTCAGGTGAGGAAGAAAATGGCttgaatgtaaaaaacaaacaaacagtagaAGTCTTGATATCCATGATTTGTTGAGATGCACTCATGCAGACTTTATCAAACGCGACGGCTGTTGTCCATCCCGACTtctttttcacccaaaacaaaaaaaacgtatccacgtgaatttgggaaaataagCTTTTCGTTGTACGGCTCTTGTTGATATTTTTCTATATGGCTTCAGTGGGTGTACAGCGTGCTTTATGAAGCTCTATATGTCCTGACTGGAAGTCCAGACACGTTTACATCCGTCACACGATCTACCTTTTCCCCTCCTTGGAGAGAGAAGCACAGCCAAACTCAAGGGTTGACTCACtcagagtgtgtgtgcgtgtgtgtgtgtgtgagaggttCTGTAACAAAGGAAAGGGCTGATAGGAACAGgggatgtgtgtgaatatcctcataggagtgtaaagtgtgATTGAgggaaatgtttttattttcatttttcattggcTAATCAACTCAACGGATATAAAAAGGTGATGTCACCCTCTGAAAGCACACTGGAGCCTCCGTTAGTGCGTTCTTCAGTTAACGCCGAAAGTTGACGGCAAAATTTTGTCTCGGTTTGCGCACTGTCTGGGGGTCTCgaggacagtttacaatttcATTCAAGCAGGAGTAGATCAAAGCAACTTAGCTGCCAGAGTCTGAGAGAGAGATTAGCGGCCAACGATGGTTTCGTGAAGTCCAGTCGATCTCTGAGGAAGAGGAACCCAGTTCTGTTTCCTTTGACGACTTCTGTCAGAGAGGCGGCACAAAGGCCTGTCTTATGTTGGACAGCTAATTGCTCCTCAGACAGAGATGAACAAAATGGCATATCtggaaactgtgtgtgtgtgtgtgtgtgtgtgtgtgtgtgtgcgcagatAAAATCAACAGGGAGCATcttttccaagtgaaaggtcttctgAATGTATTACGTCTCTGTGGTAGACAAGCACGTTGCAGTACTTTGACTAAAACccagtggaaaatattccattcctaacagtacATTTtccgtacaatatggcgtgcgcCGGGTCTCGTTGTTAATACGTTGCAtcagtccagctgtgttcttaatgtatttgtaGCATAAAACATCCTTGCTAGCAGCCTTTGAGGTTGCTGGTacgtggaaacaggaagcggaagctAGCGCCGTCACCCGTCTGTGATGTCACCAGCGGTTGactcgggggtgtccaaacctgtgtttttgttggcccacagcacgttttaaaaatataacataacaagaatttaaaaataacaacaacaacagtaaaaatgagaaaaatcagcGGAACAACTTCCTTGCATTTTTCACGACGTGGCCctggaaacagtttggacacccctacggtagttctttgctaactggcacagttacgccacactTCTCAAAAACGTTAAGACAAAACACattgttatagttttacaaatatagttttacatacataacacaaatataaatgcatatacatgttGAAAGAAAGGGATGAATTCATATTTTaggttacttttacattttttgcaggTGTGATTGTTGCCATAGACACGATgtggacaccaccttcttgttttgccatgagttatttcttgaattcaatagtgtttctcacctcaagcctctgcttttcttttgatcaggGCCGcgaaataagccaaaatggagccaaagaaagttgcaagtgccagcattttcataaagaaggGGAGAAACACTTTCATTCAAGacataactcatagcaaaacaagaaggtggtgtccgtgttggtGTCGCTGCcgcatcatgtctttggcaacaatcatgttTTCGGTGAAGGTAAACGTGACCTTAAAGGTTCATTtacccctttcattcctcatttatatgtatttagacatgtattttgaattgttttctgcatgtaaaactataaacgtATTTTATCTTTTAGGCATTGTAGGCttcctggaacagattagttggatttacattatttcttatgggaggaattgatttggttagagtgtGACTTACTGTcacggatgctaaccaaggttccactgtcctCCAGCCGACATAAAAAGGTGACGTCACCCTGTGATATactatatttttgtgtttgaaaaaGCTCTAAACAAATGTAAGACAGTGGTACCgcggtttttgttatttatttacacccccaccaaaatgtaatgagCTCTCGCTCTAGCCTTCTACAAAATTCCATGGAAATCAGTGGTGTAGCTTTTGCGTAATCCTGCAAACAAACCAAGAAACAATACCTCTCGCCCTCATTTCATGGTAATCACGCCTAATTCTTGGCAAAAGTTTGCAAAGTATTGCTGCTAGTTTGCTACGGTGGATCCCTGaacatttttgatatttttatctccgaaaataggcaattttccccacagaaaacacagtgGGTAACTtttaaatacgtgataatacagtaaaatgtacagcatacaggtACCAGCCCACAATCTTTACATGTCTATGTCTTTGCGCTTCACTGTGTTTTTTCGTCCAGCATTtagatttcacactttttccatcggtccttgaaagcaccatagATGCTTTGAGACGGAAAAGTAAATTTAACagcacaagttaatatatgatggaAAATTGCAGtctggattatgtagacgcaaCTGCCTGACGCCTGCTAGCCTCTAGCGCtggcctgacgaccaggctaaaggctacaccgtgactcccatTCCATCTGTTCGTCCATCATCTTATCTTACGTTACCAatgattagtggtgagtagctatacattttatgctttaaatcaggggtgtccaaagtgcggcccgggggccatttgcggccgtcggctgtgattttatcggcccgctgCGCAGTctacaaatgtaatttaacaaggaaacttaaaacaaaacaacagcagcaaaaattggaaaatcagccaaaaggaaaaaaaaaaaagccataatttcccaagaataaagtaatagtgtgaggaaaaatgaaaaatgtcattttagtagcatgaagttgaaatattaaagaaaaagtttgttttttttaagtcaaaaacaatgaataaagttgttatttgtGGAAGAAGGGGGGAAATGTAtgacatgggaataaagtcaaaatatcaggagaagaaaagaagttgaaatatttggaaaagtatacaaaaaaaatcaatagaaatttttaccagagtaaagtcaaactattaagagaaaaacatagttttctaatgagaagaaagtagcaattttatgacaataagcttgtaaaatgaagaaaaatattattttagtaaaaatattattgttttaaaaaatataaagttaTTACAGttagaaaattttaaaaaataatcagaagaaattgaaaaaacagctgtaattttacgggaataaagtcaaaatagtagtcataattgaatgaagaacaaaacgtcccaattttacaagaataaacttgtattattatagaaaaaaacattatttttagcagcatttcacctatattacacacCTATATtacctatatttcacctatattgaGTTGCaaatagcttcttagcatatctcaatgtgttgctttacaaaatatcaaagtggctcttgcatcctttcatttttcactatgtggccctcgctggaaaaagtttggacacccctgctttaaataaataaatacattttctgaaTCTAATCGACTAATTAcaccagtcacttttattgcaaattggagggggaggagcaagcGCTTGCTATTCTGCAAAGAGCGGGGATCTACTCGGTTGCGCCTCTTCTCAGCGCAGTCCACGGAATTGAAACACGTCATTTGTCCTCCATTTGGTCCAagtaaatgtcatattttgggTGAAATTGTGATTGAAAGTGTCCAAACGTTAGGAGATGGCAAGCCCTGGCTTCCAGTGAGGCTGCACAGAGGATCTTGGTGCATTCTGGGTAATCCTGTGCATCTGGAGCAACTCCGCAAAGTAGATTAAGGTCAAAGTTGAAGTGGAGAGAGTCGTAAAGCAGCAAAGCCGGACTTGACAGACTCCtatttgttttgaaatgaaatgatgggcgatttgcacaaaaaaaacgttCATTTCAGTCTTTATGACGGCTGACtgatgcgcgtgtgtgtgtgtgcgtgtgtatgtgttggGGGGGGGCCTCTGTATGTAGCTCGAtacatgacaacaaaaaaaaaaggcgacaTGGACGCTCATCAGGACTGAGTCAGGTCTTTCGTGTACAGCAaacgaaaagaaaaaaaaagtctatctGATTCTATATTGTGCAGAATATTTATAGGCCTTTGGTGCCGTTGACGTCCTGCTCTGCGCTGGCCGTGCTCAGCGCTCTACCATGTGATCATGATGCATCGTCTTGTACTGATGACCCGTGGTTGACTcgattgttttttcatgtcaagTGCATTTTTcgcaataaatgccttttgatttaaaaatgacttctttgtttcattttactttTGCAACTTCATGAACGCAAAGGAGAATACAGACTCTAGAACGCATTCATCTACAGTCTAACCCCGATGTCTTACGCCCCAGTTTTTCTATGATTCATACTGTATTGTTCTGCAAATTTGAGGGCCCAAGCAAAGCACCCGATGTGTCGCTGACTCACCTTCTATGCAGTGTTTTTATTGGGTGaggctgctaaataacccaccatggggccaaaggaaGCTGCAAGTGCCGGCAATTTCATAAGGAAGGTGAgagacactattgaattcaagaaaaacacCTAAGCGAAGTTGGCCTCCCACCCCACTCAAAACTCTGGTCAGGTAGTCTCATTTGTTAGTGCTGCGTTTGTGCtcttttgtgcaattaaaatgatgctttcgtttttgagttattatagtttattttattagtcaatcaaagttcacccagcccccaCATCCtcggaatgaaaccaaaatagccCAAATTTTTAGTgctgcgtttgtgctgttttgagcgattaaaattaatgtttgcgctgctttcattttttagttattacagtttattttattggtcagccaaagttcacccagcccctGACTTGCtcggaatgaaaccaaaatagtctaaTTTTTAGTGctacgtttgtgctgttttgtgcaattaaaattaatgtttgcgctaatttcattttttagttattacagtttattttattggtCAATCAAAGTTCACCCAGGCCCCGACATCctcagaatgaaaccaaaagagtgtcatttttttagtgctgcgtttgtgctgttttctgCAATTAAAATTAACGTTTGCGCTGCTTTCGTTTTTGCGTtattacagtttattttattggtcaaccaaagttcacccagcccccaACATGCtcggaatgaaaccaaaatagtctcattttttttagtgctacgtttgtgctgttttgtgaaaataaaatgaacgtTTGCGCTGCTTTCGTTTTTTAGTTATTACAGCTTATTTTATTGGTCAACCAAAGTTCACCTAGCCCCCGACGTGCtcggaatgaaaccaaaattgTCTAATTTTTTTGTGatacatttgtgctgttttgtgcaattaacGTTTGCGCTGCTttcgtttttgagttattatAGAGGTTTTTTTATAGGTCAGGTAACTCAGGTAAGAAAAAGTCATCTTAAATTACTAAGATGGTGTCCCCTCCCCGTTTTCCCTCGCTGCTCCTTGCCACGTTCAACAGCAagagtcttcaatcaaggttaaagtgatttcattcatcatttatcattatttttgctttgttttctgcatggaaaactgtaattattctctataaaatgatttatttgttcatatttttgggtgtctggaatggttTAATTGGATTGGCATTATTTActttgggaaaaattgtttcggtttttgtatgtttcactTTTTGTCGGGCGTTTTGGAACATATTAATCATGAAAACGGAGGCACCACTGTAGATCgccaataacatttttatttcatttgactttaatctgtttttatatgttgtattgtattgtactttatttatcccacatcAGGGAAATTCAcgtgttacagcagcaagcaagatacgcaagtaaagaaaatattattttatcattCATATACTTCAGACTGATGCAAGAAAAACTATCTGGTACATTCATGAATCCATCTATCTAttttttctataccacttcataTTTTACAAGCGTAAAATAcgtgtaaatagcctaatccgttccaagatcttcccaaactcacccctttggcccttcaaaatattcaaagtccaccaaatgggaaaatataaaaatataaaaacatagtaGATATAGTccaatataaaattaaaaaagatacttggtgtggcccgcatggtggtctagtggttagcacattggccaatacaggaacagcctggagattgggaagccctgggttcgattctcccctgggcatttctgtgtggagtttgcatgttctccccgtgtgcgtgtgggttttctccgggtactccggcttcctcccacattcccaaaaacatgcaggtgaggttaattggcgactctaaattgtccataggtatgaatgtgagtgtgaatggttgtttgtctatatgtgccctgcgattggctggcgaccagtccaggtaccctgcctgtcgcccgaagtcagctgggataggctccagcatgcccccgcgaccctaatgaggatgaagcggtatagaaaatggatggatggatacttggTGTGGACTTGAGTGCAGTTTGGTTAGTTTTCAGACTGGCATTTTTGTCGGCAGATGCTCAGTTAAGTAACAGTATGGCAATGGGGACATgggacacataaaaaaaacttgcCATGACTGTAAAGTAGAACTAgattttaattatttcatttatgttgttttattttattacaaaaaaaagctgtaacacAGACGGCACAGTGCAGTTTTATCCTgactttttatttgatttgattatgGCTGAGACAGACgatgcagtgcagttttaaCACCACTGCAGAACTAGAacccttattttattttgatcatATCTTAATTAATCATTAAATTcatttaatattataatttaatcattatttttgttttgttttctattattttgttgtattttattttataatagcGTATTTTTCAGCTATAACAGGCTTTCGTCATAAAAGGCCCAAATCCAACCATCATTAgcaaacagtgtgtgtgtgtgagaagccCAAGAGCTTGAGCATGGGAAAGGGTGTGACACGCGCTCCCACCCAGAAGCTTTACCCCTCGCGGGGAGGTAAAGGGGCCTCCCTCCGTGAGACGCTTCTCCACAGGTGTTCTCCTCCAAGGCCCATCAGCGAGGTGCTGTTACCTCCTGCAGGGAATCCATCCTCATTCTCACGATTTACGCCACACGGTGCAGCAGAGATGAAGGTGAGACGctaggggggggggggggggggggggggggagtgtaTTTCCTTTCAGAAAGTGATGCCGTCTGAACAAGCCAAGCTCAGACAACCTTGACGTTGTCCTTCAACGGAAGAAGTTTCTTTTCAAAGAAAACTTACATCATACTCTCTCTCTGCATCAAGCGACATCCATACAAACACCTCCAAAGCTTTCACGTTATGTAATAAACACAATACTAATATAATCATTTCATGTAGTTGCATTGTTTATTTTGGTGGGCCAGCCAGGACACCCTTCCTCCCCTCAAGAattgatccaaaaccaaaaatagGGAGagcaaaaaggacaaaaaacgGTAGTGAAATCGGGAGGGTTGACAGCATGTTTGCCCTTCAGTGTTTGtgaccctgcaaatttgcaggtttTTGGTCAAAAAGCAATTTCATTATTGATCAGGGTTaatgtttttctccatttttttcattcaccGTGTCTGTAacaattttacttattttttttacttataaaaCACATCTTTCACCCTAATTTGATCATTTGTTTTCTAaatttttgtcacaaaacaCGTCTTGTTCACATAAGTCACtaataatttacttttttctccatgttttAGGCATAAAACAGCTCATTCATCATAAGTTGCaacaattttactttatttccccaatttccatccattttctgcttaccctcactagggtcacgggggtatgctggagcctatcccagctgacttcgggcgagaggtgaggTGTACCCTGGAATGgactgaaaatgcttaatttaggcaaaacatccATAAAATTTGCTAAtttgttttactaataggccgtattcaaccacaaaacagagagGACTTAATAATGAAGATATTTTTTGTCTCAATGGAAGCCTTCTCCCACAAATGACCGTGGTACAGTCCCATATATTATGATCTGTTATTGTTTGAAGATTTGCCATCAGTTAATACAGTGCCATCAACTGCCTCATTATCATCACAGCGCACTCTGTTAATTGCAGAAACTGACCTGCCGACATGTTCAAACTTGGTTAAACTTGTTTACATGAAAACAACATCCCATAATAAGGAGGTAGTGGACAAAAGGCCTGGTGAGTAACACTGTTTATTTCATAAATACAAGTGTAGTACAAGTATAAAAAGGTTCCCTCCATCAAGCATCCGTGTGTTTCACGGAGTGTACAAgtcaagtgttttttgttacagtAAGCTGGACACACATAAGGCACATGTAACACATCAGGAACACACACGCGTCACGCTCAGTAAGCAGCACCGCCCACTTTGGGTGTTCAAACGCTACAAGGTGTGTGAGTCTCGAGTGCATCGAAAATAATCTTCCCCCTCTCGTCCTCCTCCCCACGTTTATTCCCCAAGAGTCAGCACTGATGTGCACGCTCGTGTCAGCAGAAGCAAGAAGGGAGGAAGTATATACACGAGTctaatgtataaaaatatactggAACCAATCTAAAGTCAACTTCAACCTTCGCCTAGTAAACACAAATTGGTTCAAAAGTTAGGATTCTGTAGCTTTAGTTCGTAAAGTCACATGGTCTATTGACTATAATGAAGGCTTTCATTGTCTTGCTTTCATCTTCGGCAGTCATTCTGCAGATGAGTCGATTACAACATGAAAGACAAGAAAGTAGCATTTAAAGCATTGTAGGTCCATGATTTACTGGAAAGATGTGCAAATGTCAGCCTCTTcctctaaaaaaacaacactgaagaaCTGTACAAAACCCACATGTTAGATCCAGAATAAAGAGTACACGTAAAAAGTATGGTCTTAACTTTGGCACAAAAACACGCTGGTGTGTTGCTGGTGGTGATTATGgcggcgggcgggcgggcgggcgggagggagggagggaggcttGGTGAGGAGGGGGTGGGGAGCTGGTTAGTGTTTACCGACCACCGGCCACAGAGATCTGGGAATGATGTCGCTGGTCAGGCTGAGACTCCCACATTCTTCACATGAAGCCGGAACTGgtggagaaaaaacaacaagatgACCCAAGATGGTGAGGACAGTTTGGCAGCAGCAGATTCCGTAAAAATATGCAACCCAAAAAGTCTCCAATATTCCAAATATACACTAGAAAGCTATTATTGCTACTTGAAAAACATGCCTGTACagttaagaattttttttttttttataaatcatcactgtttcgtAGCagaatatggcccattattagtcaaaaatacgcatatttaagcaaatactAGGatgtttttgcttaaattaatcattttcaagcataaaaatggctatataAACTACAATACTAATatagggcattcagaagatgcatccaAAGACGTTGTGAcggtatgtagtattccacagaAGCCAACAATGCTGACTTGTGAGAGTCtattatgccttattttctcttattttggctactatattggataatatggGTGGAAAAGTGACTACAGAGgtatcatttcatgtctagagggcactaatgttaaaaaccgtgttTGGAAGGtcgtacacaggttttctacacGCTAGCTAcaaaaagaaggaatcctacttggcagaaattcactcatcatggtcgggtctggaaccaattagccgcgataaatgagggattactgtatacctcTTTTTGCAACAGAACTAATGTTGTAATTCATTGAAAACAACAGGAAACCGCTGAGatgtgcatgcagaggtagataaagctgcaggATGTTCACTACTCATGACGCCACAGCTGTTaaagccaatgttttttgacctggcACCAATTAGACACCCTgctggttatttgcttttgtagaccacacatcCCCGGTCACGATAGGAGACTAAATAGAGAACGTTCACAGTATAAACTAAATGTGTGTGGACTTGAATGAGTATATTGACATATTTCTTACTTCTTGCGGTCTTTGTCCTTCTTGCCGTTGGCGGTGAGGCTTTGGGCTTGCAGCAGTTGAGCAGCAGCACGTCTCTTGCCGAAGGAGCTCTGGTCCTCCTCCAGGAGTCGTTTCTTCTCCTCCAGAGCTGACTTCTCTTCGGCGTGGAGGCGCTTCAGCTGCTCAAAGCGACTCTGCAGCTGCACAACGACAATAAGGTTGACTTGAGGAAGGAAAATTCAGACCGGCCTCCTTCCATCCTGTCACAGTCTGAGTTGCTGACCTCTCGCTCGGCCTCCTTAAGCTCCGCCTCCTTCTCCTTGACCCGCTGCACAAACATCTGCCTCATCTCGTCCTCTCTCCTTTGCAGCTCCACTAGGAACTCGTGACGCTTGGCTTCGTAGGTCTGCTGCAGACTGCATACAGATGTACACAGTCATTTGAGAGGAGCGCCCAGATTGGGCTGTGATGTGGACGTGGCTGCTCTGTGGAACGAGAGGTCACCTGACAGGCTTGCACTCGGGGTCTGTGTCTTTGAAGCCCATCTCCTCCAGCTTGCAGCGCCTGTAGAGCTCGTAGTGGCGGGTGTGCGTCTGCTCTCTCAGGTCCTCCATGTTGACGCAAATCAGCATCTCCCTCAGCTTCACAAAGTCGCAATGACTCTCATTCTCCACTGGGCGTCACGGGGACACATTATTATGGGATGGATCGTGCACATACATATCTCACAAACATGACAGCAAGCATTTTTACCACAGTTCATCTTCTTCAGGGACAAGTTATTATAGATAATTTGAGTACACACCTTGGACCACCCCCCAGGGGTATTGGCGGGCCTTCACCATCTTGTTACCTACACAGACTTCTTCTGTGCTGCCCACAACAGCAAAAGGCAGATGGCCctgaacacaacacacaaaaaggaTTGTATAGTAGACTGACGACTGACTGACTATGAAGAGGACGTGTGCCGACTTACGTTCATGGCCGTGTTGACCTTGGCGACTGTCTCGTCGTCCAGAGGGAACTGGTAGATCTGCACGCCGTTGCTCACCAGCTCGCTCATGATTTTGATCTTGAATTTGTGCAGCTCGCTCTTGCTGATGGTGTCCGCTTTGGCGATAACAGGGATGATGTTCACCTGCGCGAGACCGGAAGCGCGACCGACAGGCTTGACACAATTCATAGAATAGGTTTAATACAACAAGAAGTGTCCACAAAGTGGGAATCATTcattctaaatggaatattatcctagttagagcacagaaaacctgtttataaccttctaaatatcatttttaacacaaagaaacacccctatagtcacctttacacttctattacccaatataacagacctgacaagacaaaataagacaaacaagattcatgcctgtgtgtgttgttgtaaatgtgttccagtgctataggggagctgagtggagtGGGCGGAccagaagtgacgtcgggggtttagAGTTGCATTTTATCTTGGCAACAGTAgtccgtgttagggattattgtgcccgttgtgcaataaaagcctgttgttccggtgatcaagtctggtgcttgtgcgtctcaccgaacattacagtaacattactgacacctagtgaccagtgtagcatactacatatcatcacaaagtctttgaatgcatcttctgaatgtcttctatttgtattttatgtcatttagccatgtttatgcttgaaaatgcttcatttaggcaacaaTATGTACGATTTGCTTAGAGAAGCATATTATATGCATATTAAACTATGAAGCAGCTTcaattattaatacatttttgaaaaatcatgataaagctgcaaaattcaaagcgcaaagtggcgagggatgtcCTGTATATTTTTTGCCTCCGAAAATTGGCTGTTTCGAGTCAGTAATATCTTATAAAAATccaaagaacaaacaacctcatcaaggacagcacacatccacaacactcattattcacactcctaccgtcaagcagacgctacaggagtttgaagtccaggacaacaagactggcaaacagcttttacccacaggccatcaggcttctcaacgaagcactcacacacgccacacgcaacacacgcatagcactttatttattttatttattgatttatttatttgtattaatgtctcttctgttgttgatgcttaatttattggtatatatgtttctgatgttgttattcattttcttctgtttttctttctttcttttttgggagaatgaacagaacaagaattttattgcatagcagaaccaccagttttactgtgcatatgacgataaaactcttgaatcttgaaaatgtaCATCACACATGCACCACTTTtcaaaaagcccacaattttttatgtttatggatcacggatttatttatttttttttttgccaagtgtccttggacgcaccacagttgctgtgagacacaaaagtgaaacttatgtgACTTGCACACCGTGACTCAGATGAATCACCCATGGTCACTCGTatagcaaatgttgat is drawn from Dunckerocampus dactyliophorus isolate RoL2022-P2 chromosome 9, RoL_Ddac_1.1, whole genome shotgun sequence and contains these coding sequences:
- the septin10 gene encoding septin 10, with the translated sequence MSSSDVARQPDKGVRPLSLAGHVGFDSLPDQLVNKSTSQGFCFNILCIGETGIGKSTLMDTLFNTNFENFESSHFEPQVKLRAQTYDLQESNVRLRLTVVNTVGFGDQMNKQESYQPVVDYIDRQFESYLQEELKIKRSLFNYHDSRVHACLYFISPSGHSLKSLDLVTMKKLDSKVNIIPVIAKADTISKSELHKFKIKIMSELVSNGVQIYQFPLDDETVAKVNTAMNGHLPFAVVGSTEEVCVGNKMVKARQYPWGVVQVENESHCDFVKLREMLICVNMEDLREQTHTRHYELYRRCKLEEMGFKDTDPECKPVSLQQTYEAKRHEFLVELQRREDEMRQMFVQRVKEKEAELKEAERELQSRFEQLKRLHAEEKSALEEKKRLLEEDQSSFGKRRAAAQLLQAQSLTANGKKDKDRKNSGFM